One Symphalangus syndactylus isolate Jambi chromosome 20, NHGRI_mSymSyn1-v2.1_pri, whole genome shotgun sequence DNA segment encodes these proteins:
- the SLC35G6 gene encoding solute carrier family 35 member G6, protein MAGSHPYCNLHDFTQPSPPSTPPSLPWHQRCQPSDATKGLLVALLGGGLPAGFVGSLSRMAYQASSLPSLELLICRCLFHLPIALLLKLRGDPLLGPPDIRGRACFHALLNVLSIGCAYNAVQMVPAGNAATVRKGSSTVCSAVLTLCLESQGLSGYDWCGLLGSILGLIIIVGPGLGTLQEGTTGLYTILGYVLAFLGGLALSLGLLVCRSLHFPSCLPTVAFLFGLVGLLVSVPGLFVLQTPVLPSDLLSWSCVGAVGILALVSFTCVSYAVTKAHPALVCAVLHSEVVVALILQYYMLNETVAPSDIMGAGVVLGSIAIITARNLSCEREGKVEE, encoded by the exons ATG GCTGGCAGTCACCCCTACTGCAACCTGCATGACTTCACGCAGCCATCGCCGCCCTCCACTCCACCCAGCCTCCCCTGGCACCAGCGCTGCCAGCCCTCTGATGCCACCAAGGGCCTGCTGGTGGCCCTGCTGGGTGGGGGCCTGCCTGCTGGCTTCGTGGGCTCCCTTTCTCGTATGGCTTACCAGGCTTCCAGCCTGCCCTCGCTGGAGCTGCTCATCTGTCGATGCCTCTTCCACCTCCCTATTGCCCTGCTACTTAAACTGCGTGGCGACCCACTTCTGGGACCTCCTGACATCCGAGGCCGGGCCTGCTTCCATGCCCTGCTCAACGTCCTCAGCATTGGATGTGCCTACAATGCGGTTCAGATGGTGCCCGCTGGCAACGCTGCCACTGTTCGCAAAGGTTCTTCCACCGTCTGCTCCGCCGTCCTCACCCTCTGCCTTGAGAGCCAGGGTCTCAGTGGCTACGACTGGTGTGGACTGTTGGGCAGCATCCTAGGACTAATCATCATTGTGGGACCTGGACTTGGGACACTACAGGAGGGGACCACGGGTCTCTACACCATCCTGGGCTATGTGCTGGCTTTCCTGGGAGGCCTGGCGCTGTCCCTGGGGCTTCTGGTCTGTCGTTCTCTGCActttccctcctgcctcccaacaGTGGCCTTCCTATTTGGCTTGGTGGGGCTGCTGGTCTCTGTGCCAGGCCTCTTTGTGCTGCAGACCCCCGTGCTGCCCAGTGACCTCCTGAGTTGGAGTTGTGTGGGGGCAGTGGGGATCCTCGCCTTGGTCTCCTTCACATGTGTGAGCTATGCAGTCACCAAGGCCCACCCTGCCCTGGTGTGCGCTGTCCTGCATTCCGAGGTGGTGGTGGCCCTTATACTGCAGTATTATATGCTCAATGAGACTGTGGCACCTTCTGACATCATGGGGGCAGGGGTTGTGCTGGGCAGCATTGCCATCATCACAGCCCGGAACCTCAGCtgtgagagggaagggaaggtggAGGAGTGA